In the genome of Clostridiales bacterium, one region contains:
- the map gene encoding type I methionyl aminopeptidase — protein sequence MITIKTQNEIEKMRKAGLIVRDVLNILGDNIKVGITTKELDIIAYEYITSCGAYPSFLGYRGYPASICASIDDEVVHGIPSSKRTLEEGQIISIDVGAYINGYHADAARTFAVGQVSPQNQKLIKVTEQSFFEGLKVLKDGVKLGDLSSAIQNYVEKAGFSVVRALVGHGIGKQIHEDPSVPNFGTAGKGIKLSKNMTLAIEPMVNMGGYEVEFCPDGWTVKTKDGLPSAHYENTVVITANGAEILTL from the coding sequence TCAAAATGAAATAGAAAAGATGCGCAAGGCCGGCTTGATAGTAAGGGATGTTCTTAATATTTTGGGCGATAACATAAAAGTCGGCATTACAACTAAAGAGTTGGATATAATAGCGTATGAGTATATAACTTCATGCGGCGCTTATCCTTCTTTTTTGGGATATAGAGGATATCCCGCTTCTATATGCGCTTCAATTGATGATGAAGTCGTTCATGGAATACCGTCGTCAAAAAGGACGCTGGAAGAAGGACAAATCATCAGCATAGATGTGGGAGCTTATATTAACGGTTACCACGCGGACGCGGCAAGAACATTTGCGGTAGGTCAGGTGTCCCCGCAAAACCAAAAACTAATCAAAGTGACCGAACAAAGCTTTTTTGAAGGCTTAAAAGTTTTGAAAGACGGCGTGAAGCTGGGAGACTTGTCAAGCGCAATCCAAAATTATGTTGAAAAAGCGGGCTTTTCGGTCGTTCGGGCTTTGGTCGGGCACGGCATAGGCAAGCAAATACACGAAGACCCGTCGGTGCCAAATTTTGGGACGGCGGGCAAAGGCATAAAGCTTTCAAAAAACATGACGCTTGCAATAGAACCTATGGTCAATATGGGCGGATACGAAGTTGAGTTTTGTCCTGACGGATGGACGGTCAAGACCAAAGACGGTTTGCCGTCCGCGCATTATGAAAACACCGTGGTAATAACGGCAAACGGCGCGGAGATTTTGACGCTTTAA